In the Calonectris borealis chromosome 11, bCalBor7.hap1.2, whole genome shotgun sequence genome, one interval contains:
- the ASB7 gene encoding ankyrin repeat and SOCS box protein 7, translated as MLHHHCRRNPELQEELQIQAAVAAGDVHTVRKMLEQGYSPNGRDANGWTLLHFSAARGKERCVRVFLEHGADPTVKDLIGGFTALHYAAMHGRARIARLMLESEYRSDIINAKSNDGWTPLHVAAHYGRDSFVRLLLEFKAEVDPLSDKGTTPLQLAIIRERSSCVKILLDHNANIDIQNGFLLRYAVIKSNHSYCRMFLQRGADTNLGRLEDGQTPLHLSALRDDVLCAQMLYNYGADTNTRNYEGQTPLAVSISISGSSRPCLDFLQEVTRQPRNLQDLCRIKIRQCIGLQNLKLLDELPIAKVMKDYLKHKFDDI; from the exons ATGTTACACCATCACTGTCGGAGAAACCCTGAACTACAGGAAGAGTTGCAGATTCAGGCTGCAGTTGCTGCTGGCGATGTTCACACCGTGCGCAAGATGCTGGAGCAAGGATATTCTCCAAATGGTCGAGATGCCAATGGCTGGACCTTGCTTCATTTCTCTGCAGCGAGAGGGAAAGAGAGATGTGTCCGTGTTTTTCTTGAACATGGAG cTGATCCCACAGTTAAGGACTTAATTGGAGGCTTCACTGCTCTGCATTATGCAGCCATGCATGGCCGAGCGAGGATTGCACGCTTGATGTTGGAATCTGAATATAGAAGTGACATTATTAATGCAAAAAGCAACGATGGTTGGACTCCCCTCCATGTAGCAGCCCACTATGGCAGAGACTCATTTGTCAGACTCCTGTTAGAGTTCAAGGCTGAGGTTGATCCGCTCAGTGATAAAGGTACTACACCGCTTCAGCTGGCCATTATCCGAGAGAGGTCAAGCTGTGTGAAAATCCTTCTGGATCACAATGCCAACATCGACATTCAAAATGGTTTCCTGTTACGATACGCTGTGATCAAAAGCAATCACTCTTACTGCCGAATGTTCCTTCAGAGAGGGGCGGATACAAACTTGGGTCGCTTGGAAGATGGACAGACACCCTTACACTTGTCTGCTCTTAGAGATGATGTGCTTTGTGCACAAATGTTGTATAATTACGGAGCAGACACTAACACAAGGAACTATGAAGGACAGACCCCACTGGCTGTTTCAATAAGTATTTCTGGAAGTAGCCGACCCTGTCTGGATTTCTTACAAGAAGTGACAA gACAGCCCAGAAACTTGCAAGATCTATGCCGAATTAAAATCCGTCAGTGTATAGGCCTTCAAAACCTAAAACTACTTGATGAACTACCCATTGCCAAGGTCATGAAAGACTACTTAAAACACAAATTTGATGATATCTGA